From a single Tissierellales bacterium genomic region:
- a CDS encoding FAD-dependent oxidoreductase: MKNEKNYLEEREKPFTPLLAIEEASRCLLCHDAPCSKACPAESDPAKFIRSLRFRNIKGAAETLRSNNILSGVCARVCPTDKYCEGACSHCDIDKPIQIAKLQRYITEYELNTNLKVLESVEITKDSIAIIGSGPSGLSAASALVQKGYDVTVFEQREQLGGWLSYGIPSDRLPQALVDQEIDYIKMLGVNFETNKKLGKDFSIEDLKAKGFKSILIAIGNQNGKDLDINGINLEKVEQGCEFLAKAKTNPDSTFIGKHIVVIGGGDVAMDCASTAKRFGCEDVKVVYRRSLLEMPASPDEKSYLQDLSIPVFTGFKPHSIIGSASVEAIKAVGFKDNSELVLPADHVLLAIGQKSDDLKDLASISILDKYKTNDDSIFVSGDCTDGDKTVVDGVKQGKDVAKLIMNYLESSSSSKGGLK; this comes from the coding sequence ATGAAAAATGAAAAAAACTACTTAGAAGAACGTGAAAAACCATTTACACCGTTATTAGCTATAGAAGAGGCCTCTCGTTGTCTATTATGTCACGATGCCCCTTGTTCTAAAGCATGTCCTGCGGAATCTGATCCGGCAAAGTTTATCCGCTCATTGCGTTTTAGAAATATAAAGGGAGCTGCTGAAACATTGAGATCTAATAATATTTTAAGCGGTGTTTGTGCGAGAGTTTGTCCTACTGATAAATACTGTGAAGGAGCCTGTAGTCACTGTGATATAGATAAACCTATACAAATAGCAAAATTACAGCGATATATCACAGAATACGAATTGAATACAAATCTAAAAGTATTAGAATCTGTAGAAATAACAAAAGATTCTATAGCCATAATAGGTTCTGGTCCAAGCGGACTTAGTGCTGCCTCTGCATTAGTTCAAAAAGGCTATGATGTAACTGTATTTGAACAAAGAGAACAATTAGGCGGATGGTTATCTTATGGTATTCCTTCTGATAGATTACCTCAAGCTCTTGTAGATCAAGAAATCGATTACATTAAAATGCTTGGAGTGAATTTTGAAACAAATAAAAAATTAGGAAAAGATTTTTCCATAGAAGATTTAAAGGCTAAAGGCTTTAAATCTATACTGATAGCTATAGGCAATCAGAATGGTAAAGATCTCGATATAAATGGAATTAATTTAGAAAAAGTCGAACAAGGATGTGAATTTTTAGCTAAAGCTAAAACAAATCCAGATTCAACTTTTATTGGAAAACATATAGTCGTTATAGGTGGTGGTGATGTAGCTATGGACTGCGCGAGCACTGCTAAAAGATTTGGCTGTGAAGATGTAAAGGTAGTCTATAGAAGAAGTCTACTCGAAATGCCTGCATCTCCAGACGAAAAATCATACTTACAAGACTTAAGTATACCTGTCTTTACTGGCTTTAAACCTCATAGTATCATTGGCAGCGCTAGTGTAGAAGCTATAAAAGCTGTAGGTTTTAAAGATAATTCAGAATTGGTATTACCTGCTGACCATGTACTTTTGGCTATAGGTCAAAAATCTGACGATTTAAAAGACTTAGCTTCTATAAGTATCTTGGACAAGTACAAAACAAATGATGATTCTATATTTGTATCTGGTGATTGCACTGATGGTGACAAAACAGTCGTTGATGGTGTAAAGCAAGGTAAGGATGTAGCAAAACTAATAATGAACTATCTAGAATCTTCTAGCTCTTCTAAAGGAGGTTTAAAATAA
- the preA gene encoding NAD-dependent dihydropyrimidine dehydrogenase subunit PreA: MKTKDLSINFCGVKCENPFFLSSSPVGGCYEMCAKALEAGWGGIVYKTIGFYIPNEVSPRFDHLQKESTAFVGFKNMEQISTHPLEENLEAITKLKKNYPGKVIIASIMGENEKEWTELARLVTEAGADMIECNFSCPQMTSHEMGSDVGQNPELVKTYCKAVKRGSSLPLLAKMTPNIGDMTKPAIASVEGGADALATINTIKSITGIDLDQMTAYPVINGKSSVSGYSGKAVKPIALRFIHELASNENLKNIPISGIGGIETWEDCIEFILLGSRNLQVTTSIMQYGYRIVEDMISGISYYMEEKGIDRLEDLVGKALDQIVPAEDLDRDFIIYPEFDKDSCVGCGRCYISCYDGGHQAINWNEEDRKPELDEDKCVGCHLCANVCPVQSISKGKKVFKNQ, encoded by the coding sequence ATGAAAACAAAAGATCTTTCTATAAATTTCTGTGGTGTAAAATGCGAAAATCCATTTTTCTTATCATCTTCTCCAGTTGGTGGATGTTATGAAATGTGCGCTAAAGCTTTAGAAGCTGGCTGGGGCGGCATAGTATACAAAACAATCGGTTTTTATATACCAAACGAAGTCTCTCCAAGATTCGATCATTTACAAAAAGAGTCAACTGCTTTTGTTGGTTTTAAAAATATGGAGCAAATTTCTACACATCCTTTGGAAGAAAACCTAGAAGCTATAACAAAATTAAAGAAAAATTATCCTGGAAAGGTTATTATAGCATCAATAATGGGAGAAAATGAAAAAGAATGGACTGAACTTGCTCGCCTAGTAACAGAAGCTGGAGCAGATATGATTGAATGCAATTTCTCCTGTCCTCAAATGACTAGTCATGAAATGGGTTCTGATGTTGGTCAAAATCCTGAATTGGTTAAAACATATTGTAAAGCGGTAAAAAGAGGTTCCTCTCTTCCACTTCTAGCCAAGATGACTCCAAATATAGGCGATATGACAAAACCTGCAATTGCATCTGTTGAAGGTGGTGCTGACGCTCTTGCAACTATTAATACTATAAAATCAATTACTGGTATAGATTTAGATCAAATGACTGCATATCCTGTAATAAATGGAAAGTCTTCTGTATCTGGATATTCTGGAAAAGCTGTAAAACCTATAGCTCTAAGGTTTATTCATGAATTAGCATCAAATGAAAATCTTAAAAATATTCCAATCAGCGGTATAGGTGGAATAGAAACTTGGGAAGATTGTATAGAGTTTATACTCCTTGGATCAAGAAATCTTCAAGTGACTACATCTATAATGCAATACGGCTATAGAATAGTGGAAGATATGATAAGTGGTATTTCTTATTATATGGAAGAAAAAGGTATAGATAGGTTAGAAGATTTAGTTGGAAAAGCACTAGATCAAATCGTTCCTGCAGAAGATTTGGATAGAGATTTTATAATATATCCTGAATTCGACAAAGATAGCTGTGTGGGATGTGGTAGATGCTACATTTCTTGCTACGATGGTGGTCACCAAGCTATAAATTGGAATGAAGAAGATAGAAAGCCTGAGCTTGATGAAGATAAATGCGTTGGTTGTCATCTTTGTGCCAATGTTTGCCCAGTACAAAGTATCTCAAAGGGCAAAAAAGTTTTTAAAAATCAATAA
- a CDS encoding DUF1097 domain-containing protein: MSRLLASAIATALLCAFWAEGSVSLGLITWAGFAGCTTFFAGGAKSQGFFKALRTNACGVFWAMMAIWFCEYADFIPFANGISTFIITFAICTQIKWKKLDFMTGVFIGCFSTFASGGQWLLVLASLACGAVLGFACEKLGDLIYNVSNQNISIPSFRTKRDEMVSE, translated from the coding sequence ATGAGTAGATTATTAGCTTCGGCTATTGCTACTGCTCTGCTGTGCGCTTTTTGGGCAGAAGGTAGCGTATCTCTTGGTCTTATTACATGGGCTGGCTTTGCTGGTTGCACTACTTTTTTCGCTGGTGGTGCTAAGAGCCAAGGATTTTTTAAAGCACTTAGAACTAATGCTTGTGGAGTATTTTGGGCTATGATGGCAATATGGTTTTGTGAATATGCTGATTTCATACCGTTTGCAAATGGTATATCAACTTTCATCATAACTTTTGCTATTTGTACTCAAATCAAATGGAAAAAACTAGATTTCATGACTGGCGTATTCATAGGCTGTTTTTCAACGTTCGCATCTGGTGGTCAATGGCTTTTGGTATTGGCATCTCTAGCTTGTGGAGCTGTTTTGGGATTTGCCTGTGAAAAACTAGGAGATTTGATCTATAATGTTTCAAATCAAAATATTAGCATTCCATCTTTTAGAACCAAAAGAGATGAGATGGTTTCAGAATAG